A stretch of Fusobacterium periodonticum ATCC 33693 DNA encodes these proteins:
- a CDS encoding NADAR family protein — translation MKYNLENLIKDFNSKKKLKFIFFWGHTQNGNEITKACFSQWYSCKFVVDEITYHTAEQYMMAQKALLFGDNEIFHKIMNSKHPKEYKELGRKIKNFSDSKWNENKYQIVLKGNIAKFSQNEKLKAFLLNTGTRVLVEASPYDKIWGIGLSADQENIENPLTWNGENLLGFVLMEVRDLISE, via the coding sequence ATGAAATATAACTTGGAAAATTTAATAAAAGATTTTAATTCTAAGAAAAAATTAAAATTTATATTCTTTTGGGGACATACTCAAAATGGAAATGAAATAACAAAAGCATGTTTCAGTCAATGGTATAGTTGCAAATTTGTTGTAGATGAAATCACATATCATACTGCTGAACAATATATGATGGCTCAAAAAGCATTATTATTTGGTGATAATGAAATTTTCCATAAGATTATGAATTCAAAACATCCAAAAGAATATAAAGAATTAGGAAGAAAAATTAAAAATTTCTCTGATTCTAAATGGAATGAAAATAAGTATCAAATTGTATTAAAGGGAAATATTGCTAAGTTTTCACAAAATGAAAAATTAAAAGCTTTTCTTTTAAATACAGGTACTAGAGTTTTAGTTGAAGCTAGTCCTTACGACAAAATTTGGGGTATTGGGCTTTCAGCTGATCAAGAAAATATTGAAAATCCTTTGACTTGGAATGGTGAAAATCTTTTAGGTTTTGTTCTTATGGAAGTTAGGGATTTAATTAGTGAATAA
- a CDS encoding cyclodeaminase/cyclohydrolase family protein — MKLVELDVLKFLDVVDSNSPAPGGGSVSALASSLGASLARMVAHLSFGKKNYEALADDVKAKFVANFDELLKIKNELNDLIDRDSEAYNTVMAAYKLPKETDEEKAARSAEIQKSLKYAIQTPYDIVVLSGKAISLLGEILANGNQNAITDIGVGTMLLMVGLEGGILNVKVNLSSIKDTEYVEKITKEIYDIKATAEKEKERIMGIVNAAL; from the coding sequence ATGAAATTAGTAGAATTAGATGTATTGAAATTTTTGGACGTAGTTGACTCAAACTCACCTGCACCTGGTGGAGGATCAGTTTCTGCTCTTGCATCATCTTTAGGAGCAAGTTTAGCAAGAATGGTTGCTCATTTAAGCTTTGGAAAGAAAAACTATGAAGCTCTAGCTGATGATGTTAAAGCTAAATTTGTTGCAAACTTTGATGAATTATTAAAAATTAAAAACGAATTAAACGATTTAATTGATAGAGACTCTGAAGCATACAACACAGTTATGGCTGCATACAAATTACCTAAAGAAACTGATGAAGAAAAAGCTGCAAGAAGTGCTGAAATTCAAAAATCTTTAAAATATGCTATTCAAACTCCTTATGATATAGTTGTTTTATCTGGAAAAGCAATTTCTTTATTAGGAGAAATCTTAGCAAATGGAAACCAAAATGCAATAACTGATATTGGTGTAGGAACTATGCTTTTAATGGTAGGACTTGAAGGTGGAATCTTAAATGTTAAAGTAAACCTATCTTCAATAAAAGATACTGAATATGTTGAAAAAATAACAAAAGAAATCTACGATATAAAAGCTACTGCTGAAAAAGAAAAAGAAAGAATAATGGGAATAGTTAACGCTGCATTATAA
- a CDS encoding DUF1576 domain-containing protein yields the protein MDNIKQRIRQIEILGLTLFMIILVCFLTYIINESENIFLGLFRIITSPAILVTDFIKVGGIGAAFLNALLIFSFNYFLVRLFKVKITGTVIAMFFTVFGFSFFGKNILNILPFYLGGILYSVYTSTDFSEHIIPIAFSSALAPFISSVAFYGEVSYETSYINAILIGVLIGFIVVPLAKSLYDFHEGYDLYNLGFTAGILGSVIIAVLKLYHFEINPQFLVSVEYDMALKIICSSVFVAFIIIGFYINNNSFSGYFKLIRDDGYKSDFTQKYGYGLTYINMGMMGLISIAFVIITGQTFNGPILAGLFTVVGFSANGKTIFNTIPVFIGVLLASFGSKGSTFTVAISGLFGTSLAPISGVFGPVAGIIAGWLHLAVVQNVGLVHGGLNLYNNGFSAGIVAGFLLPIFNMITDNNNQRKMNIQKKHMNFLKTVQKNIKKKIKEEEGEDK from the coding sequence ATGGATAACATAAAACAGAGAATCAGACAAATTGAAATTTTAGGACTTACTCTTTTTATGATAATTTTAGTTTGTTTTTTAACATATATAATTAATGAAAGTGAGAATATATTCTTAGGTTTATTTAGAATTATTACTTCTCCAGCTATCTTAGTAACTGATTTCATTAAAGTTGGTGGTATAGGGGCAGCCTTTTTAAATGCACTTTTAATTTTTTCTTTTAACTATTTTCTAGTTAGGTTATTTAAAGTAAAGATAACAGGAACTGTTATAGCAATGTTTTTTACAGTCTTTGGCTTTTCATTTTTTGGTAAAAACATTTTAAATATTTTACCTTTTTATCTAGGTGGTATTCTCTATAGTGTATATACATCAACTGATTTCTCAGAACATATTATCCCTATTGCATTCTCAAGTGCCTTAGCTCCTTTTATTAGTAGTGTGGCTTTCTATGGGGAAGTTTCTTATGAAACATCATATATCAATGCCATTCTAATTGGAGTTTTAATTGGCTTTATTGTTGTACCTTTAGCCAAAAGTCTTTATGATTTCCATGAAGGTTATGATTTATATAATTTAGGTTTTACAGCTGGAATATTAGGTTCAGTTATAATAGCTGTTTTAAAATTATACCATTTTGAAATTAACCCACAATTTCTTGTATCAGTTGAGTATGATATGGCATTAAAAATTATATGTTCATCTGTGTTTGTTGCCTTTATAATTATAGGTTTCTACATAAATAATAATTCTTTTTCAGGATATTTTAAACTAATAAGAGATGATGGATATAAATCTGATTTTACTCAAAAATATGGATATGGATTGACTTATATAAATATGGGTATGATGGGACTTATCAGTATAGCCTTTGTTATTATAACTGGTCAAACTTTTAATGGGCCTATATTAGCTGGACTTTTCACTGTAGTAGGCTTCTCTGCAAATGGAAAAACTATCTTTAATACTATACCTGTCTTTATAGGGGTACTTCTTGCAAGTTTTGGAAGCAAAGGAAGTACTTTTACAGTAGCTATTTCTGGATTATTTGGAACATCTCTTGCTCCTATATCTGGTGTATTTGGTCCTGTTGCAGGTATAATAGCTGGTTGGTTACACTTAGCAGTTGTACAAAATGTAGGTTTAGTTCATGGTGGACTTAATCTTTACAACAATGGTTTCTCTGCAGGTATTGTTGCTGGATTTTTACTACCTATATTCAATATGATAACTGATAATAATAACCAAAGAAAAATGAATATTCAAAAGAAACATATGAATTTCTTAAAAACTGTACAAAAAAATATAAAAAAGAAAATAAAAGAAGAAGAGGGCGAAGATAAATGA
- a CDS encoding NUDIX hydrolase: MKLLDIPNLKFLKVGVDTDPLNNNNLEYLEKQNAISALIVNHAGDKVLFVNQYRAGVHNYIYEVPAGLIDEDEEPIHALEREVREETGYKREDYDIIYDSNTGFLVSPGYTTEKIYVYIIKLKSDDIIPLELDLDETENLYTRWIDIRDAGKLTLDMKTIFSLHIYANIIR, encoded by the coding sequence ATGAAATTATTAGATATTCCTAATTTAAAATTTTTAAAAGTTGGAGTAGACACAGATCCATTAAATAACAATAACTTAGAGTACTTGGAAAAACAAAATGCAATTTCTGCTTTAATAGTGAATCATGCTGGAGATAAGGTTTTATTTGTAAATCAATATAGAGCTGGTGTTCATAACTACATATATGAAGTTCCTGCTGGGCTTATTGATGAAGATGAGGAACCTATTCATGCTCTTGAAAGAGAAGTTAGAGAAGAAACAGGTTATAAAAGAGAAGATTATGATATTATCTATGATAGTAACACAGGATTCTTAGTTTCACCAGGCTATACAACTGAAAAAATTTATGTTTATATCATAAAATTAAAGTCAGATGATATTATTCCTTTAGAGCTTGATTTGGATGAAACTGAAAATCTATACACGAGATGGATAGATATAAGAGATGCAGGAAAACTTACTCTTGATATGAAAACAATTTTTTCTCTTCATATCTATGCTAATATAATAAGATAA
- a CDS encoding TetR/AcrR family transcriptional regulator, protein MEEMNIKKKRVMMYFIEATQELILNEGLEKLSIKKIAEKAGYNSATIYNYFENLEVLVLYASINYLKDYLSDLKNEITADMKAIEVYETVYKIFTKHSFEQPEIFHTLFFGKYSYKLENIIKKYYEIFPDEIEGHIDLTKAMLTQGNIYDRDLPIITKMIKEGSIKEEVASSIMETIIRVHQSYLSDLLHKNDGSLIEKYTQGFFKIFNFLLKKEDIWQQQ, encoded by the coding sequence GTGGAAGAAATGAATATAAAGAAAAAAAGAGTTATGATGTATTTTATAGAAGCAACTCAAGAATTAATCTTGAATGAAGGTTTAGAAAAATTATCTATTAAAAAGATTGCAGAAAAAGCTGGATATAATAGTGCTACAATCTATAATTACTTTGAAAATTTAGAAGTCTTAGTACTGTATGCTTCTATAAATTATTTAAAAGATTATTTAAGTGATTTAAAAAATGAAATAACAGCAGATATGAAAGCAATAGAAGTTTATGAAACAGTGTATAAGATTTTTACAAAACATTCTTTTGAACAACCTGAAATATTCCATACTCTATTTTTTGGAAAATATAGTTATAAACTTGAGAATATTATAAAAAAATACTATGAAATCTTTCCTGATGAAATTGAAGGACATATAGACTTAACAAAGGCTATGTTGACTCAAGGAAATATATATGATAGAGATTTACCTATTATAACTAAAATGATTAAAGAAGGAAGTATAAAAGAAGAGGTAGCAAGTTCTATAATGGAAACTATAATAAGAGTTCACCAAAGTTATTTGAGTGATTTATTACATAAAAATGATGGCTCATTAATAGAAAAATATACACAAGGTTTCTTTAAAATTTTTAATTTTTTATTGAAAAAGGAGGATATATGGCAACAACAATAA